One Streptosporangium sp. NBC_01495 DNA window includes the following coding sequences:
- a CDS encoding RidA family protein — protein MAVLSFNPPNTPPPAPGFSHATRARGDIVHVSGQVGVDESGAVVPGGLAAQAEQALINLCRAVEAAGAQAEDLVSVRFYVVNWKAELFSELTAGGEAASRKYSFPEMAVTLVGVASLFTPEHLIEVDGVAVVESADR, from the coding sequence ATGGCCGTGCTGTCGTTCAACCCCCCGAACACTCCACCGCCTGCGCCCGGTTTCAGCCATGCGACGCGAGCGCGTGGCGACATCGTTCATGTTTCCGGTCAGGTCGGCGTCGACGAATCAGGGGCAGTGGTTCCCGGCGGGCTCGCCGCTCAGGCCGAGCAGGCGCTGATCAACCTCTGCCGCGCGGTCGAGGCGGCAGGTGCACAGGCGGAAGACCTGGTCAGTGTTCGGTTCTACGTCGTGAACTGGAAGGCGGAGCTGTTCAGTGAACTGACCGCGGGCGGTGAGGCGGCGAGCCGGAAATACTCGTTTCCGGAAATGGCGGTGACACTGGTCGGCGTGGCCAGCCTGTTCACCCCGGAGCATCTGATCGAAGTCGACGGTGTCGCCGTCGTCGAATCTGCCGATCGATAG
- a CDS encoding FAD-dependent oxidoreductase yields MYDVTIVGGSLAGCSAAILLGRAGFRVALLETHKDPNYYKRLCTATIRSSALPTLQRLGLDKKIADAGGMPCYDAFHGDFGWILDSGASDRQEHGYNLQRAKLDPLVRQAAAETPGVEMVLGAKAFELSRGPHGRVNGVVAKVQGKEQLFSSRLVIGADGRSSTVADLAGLESKESENGRFIFFAHYRNVEIRPTETLRAWFVMPDIFLLASFGDGTTVMAVAPDKRSIAEFDKDREEFLLGAFGNLPDAPDMSNAERVSDVVGTRDYPNMNRRRTVAPGLALIGDAAMVNDPVSGVGCGFAFQSAEWLCDAVTGALRAGDGAAVDKALRGYQRRHRRQLFGHHLTIADLSKRKVLPPVIRMILAGAVSDVKVAERYAGVVTRSRSPFSLFAPTYLARAAIAARKTRAASPDTSVAELAK; encoded by the coding sequence ATGTACGACGTGACGATCGTCGGTGGCAGTCTCGCCGGATGCTCGGCGGCAATTCTGTTGGGCCGCGCCGGCTTTCGCGTGGCGTTGCTGGAAACTCACAAGGACCCCAACTACTACAAACGTCTCTGCACCGCCACCATCCGGTCGAGCGCCCTGCCGACGTTGCAGCGCCTCGGGCTGGACAAGAAGATCGCAGACGCGGGTGGCATGCCGTGTTACGACGCGTTCCACGGCGACTTCGGCTGGATCCTCGACTCGGGCGCGTCCGACCGGCAGGAACACGGTTACAACCTGCAGCGAGCGAAGCTGGATCCGCTGGTCCGGCAGGCGGCCGCGGAGACACCCGGGGTCGAGATGGTGCTGGGCGCCAAGGCCTTCGAGCTGTCGCGGGGTCCGCACGGACGGGTCAACGGGGTCGTCGCCAAGGTGCAGGGCAAGGAACAGCTGTTCAGCAGCCGCTTGGTGATCGGCGCGGACGGGCGTTCGTCGACGGTCGCGGACCTGGCCGGCCTGGAGAGCAAGGAGTCGGAGAACGGCCGCTTCATCTTCTTCGCCCACTACCGGAACGTCGAGATCCGGCCGACCGAGACCCTGCGAGCCTGGTTCGTCATGCCGGACATCTTTCTCCTGGCCAGCTTCGGTGACGGCACGACGGTCATGGCCGTGGCCCCCGACAAGCGGAGTATCGCGGAATTCGACAAGGACCGGGAGGAATTCCTGCTCGGCGCCTTCGGTAACCTGCCCGACGCGCCGGACATGTCCAATGCGGAGCGGGTCAGCGACGTCGTCGGAACCCGGGACTATCCGAACATGAACCGGCGGCGGACCGTGGCTCCCGGTCTCGCGCTCATCGGCGATGCCGCCATGGTGAACGACCCCGTGAGCGGAGTCGGTTGCGGGTTCGCCTTCCAGTCCGCGGAGTGGTTGTGCGACGCGGTCACCGGTGCGCTGCGCGCGGGCGACGGTGCCGCGGTGGACAAGGCCCTGCGCGGCTATCAGCGGCGGCACCGCCGTCAGCTGTTCGGCCACCACCTGACGATCGCGGACCTCAGCAAGCGAAAGGTACTGCCGCCGGTGATCCGGATGATCCTCGCCGGCGCGGTATCGGATGTGAAGGTCGCCGAACGCTACGCCGGAGTGGTGACTCGCAGCCGGTCGCCGTTCTCACTGTTCGCGCCCACGTATCTGGCCCGCGCGGCGATCGCCGCCCGCAAGACCCGGGCCGCCAGCCCCGACACCTCGGTGGCAGAACTCGCCAAGTGA